TTGTGCGACTACAGCTGTAGATGtacattttggtacacacaggacacttcccatttcagtgtgagcctaaatacgatgatctaattttctgcaatgattttctaaattTTAGACACTAAGGAGTCTGTtgggttttctgtattactgtatctagctactgACACCATgagggcaggtagacctgggctccatgtTGGGAAGCAAGGTAGACCTaagctccaaagactcttcctgctgttgccacccaCGCCTGCCTtaatttgccccctccccacccctgttctgcccaaccCTGTCGTCACCCTCccacactctgtttcaccctcttccctccccctttgggaaagggcccaagAGAAAcattgtgccccctgataaaatactCTTGGTTGCACGTGGTCCTTGCCAGTTCCAATTTTTGTCTTAGGAGTaaggctcctaaaagttgggaaacactgcattacagGCACTTTCCATTAGGTGCCAGTGATACTCAGTCATATTCTATACAACCCTCACAATAAAACAATGTGTGTGCTATTTGGTGGAAGGATCCCATTTTGCCAGTAAGAAACTAGATAGTCAGAGGTAAATGTTATATTCCCATGTCTTCCCACTTTGGTCATCTGGATCCCATACAACAagtgctccacttataaacagaTCAATTGGAAAAGGCCCTGTTATGCTGCccatttctgtattttctttgtTGATGTTACTGTATTTGACAAAACACTGTTTAATAAGATTCTGTTATGGCATCTCAGCAATTACCACTGAATTAGGGGAAAATGTAGTTGCAAAAGAAGAACGCTGAGGAAGGGAAAGTTGTGGGCTATGATAATACACACATGGAAGGATTCATCTGGCAACTGATACTTGGATTCTTAAACAGTTTTAGAAATTATTCAAAATTTTACTTCCttaagcatttattttttttcatcaaatcacatttattaaaatttgaTTTTCAAACCCTGAAGGGAGTTGTCAACTGGGAATTTTCATCAACTTGGACTTAGGGAGTTATCACTACCTGTAATGCCTGGCGACCATCTTTCCTGCCTGGCAGCTATCATCTGTGTGTTTCCCATCCCCTGGGAACCAGCCTGCTTTCTCACTGGATGTTCCTATGAGAAGCTGAGATGTTGGACCCAAAAGCAATTGGCCTCTCCTGAAGCTAATTGGGATATTGTTCGTAACCCTTAGCCTAGCCTATATAATCTCATGGTTAGCTTAGCCCCTCACCCCCAAACCTTAGCAATGAATGCAAGCAGGCTACATTGCCTGGTGGGTCAATTGGAAATGCTGGAAAAGTCTTATGCTTGGAGATGCCTCTGTATACCTGGAGGCACTTCTGTAAGTTGGTGCTTTCAGTTGTTACacaaataaagctcttttatgacaacCTTGAACTAGGCTTGCTTTTTCCTTAGGACTCACAGAACTTCCAGTCTTGGCCAGAGTCACGGGCCAGAACCCTATCTTACACATTTGCTTGTTTATCCACAGAGTTTGTATCTGACTTTTCTATCTCACCCAATCAAGTCCCAGTGACATCCTAGGACCAGTTCTTGAGGACCAGATTGATGGCAATATGAGAAACAAATGCTTGCAGCTCCAAGTCATGCTTTCTGCCTTTGATCCTCAAGAGGAACCCTGCTCAGGATATCTATACTGATTACTTCGACAATCTCCTGGGCCCATCAGGGAAAACCATGAAAATGGATTAATAATTTGACAGAGGAAACAGAGCAAAGAGGTGTGGCTCCAGTTGCAGCATAGTAGGGAAGCCTATACCCTCTTAAGAATGGCAACACACATCCCACACATATGACATCTTGTTACATTTCACTGGTCTGTCTGTGCATGCTTGCAAAATTTACAAAGTTGGAGGCAGGGCTTTGTGTGGTTCTGAAAACCCCTGAGAGTGTTTTTGCAGTACCTCAAGATAATCAAGCAAAGATAAGTCATgtataaacccccccccccccattatgtcATAGGCATTGTTGTCAAGCTTCTAGTAGTTTCACTGTTAAGTTTTCAGATTTCTCCCCAGTTAATCACATCTCTTTTGGAAACATCTGATGCACACAGTCAACTGTCCACTGTTCAGATGTTCTCCTGGAAAGCAGTTCTCTGTACAAAGTTCTCTAGCTTCTGCCAAGCTTCACTACTGGCAACTTAGCACAGAAGGTTGGTCAACCTTGGTTTAGACATCTTTCCAATgtttgtaacaacaacaacaaaaaaaaagttttacacttctactgaacattttaaaaaactcttAGAAAAGTTCTTGCAGAATGAGTAAGAAATAAACATTCTAGATCACACTCAATACTGTATTCTCTTTTTTAGAGAACTGGATATCCAGTTGAGAGGCTGCATTTCTGGCTACAGGATAGTGCTGATGGTCTCTTTAGGAACCCTTGTGCTTGGCAGTGATTTCAGGTATTCCAAGTGCTTCTTTGTGTCCTCTTGGTTGTGCCGAACATAGTACACCACGTAACTAATGACCAAAGTAAACCAGCTGAACATGGTAACAAACATGGCAACATCGGTGGTTTTTTTATGCATGTTGCAAAAGTTGATGCCTGAATTAAGGACATGGAGTAGAGGTTTCCCGGCATATTCCTCCTGCACAGATGTTTGGCAGGTGATCTCGTTTACTGATTCTGGGTCTAGATGCACTTCCTTCAAGACTTCCTGCAAAGTACATTCACAGTGCCAGGGATTGTTGGACAGGCGAATTATGGCATTCAAATCGACCAAGGCTTCCTTTGGGATTCTCTGTATGAGATTGCCAGAGAGATCAAGCAACCTCAGGCCATCAGGTACTCCTCTGAAGGCTGCAGAATCAATCTTCTCAATGGCATTCTTGGAGAGATCTATCTCTTGCAAGTGGGCGAGGTGTCTGAAGGTGCTGTTGGGGACTGCAGTGATTTTGTTAGCATCCAACTTCAAAAACATGGTGTCTTTGGGGATATCCTTTGGAATCTCTTCCAGGTTGCTAGCGCTGCAAAGAACAGCTGTTGCTCCAGAATAGTTGGTGCACTGacactgcttgggacaggaagtaCAGGAATAGGAAAGGGTCCAAAAGAGGAGGCAGAAGAGAGCTTGGGACCAGTACAATGGtgcaggcctagatgccttggcTGCCAGAAACATGCTGGTCATCCAATCAGTAGCGTGCAGTCCTGCATGGCTGCTCAGGTGAAGAAAGTTAGTTTTTCTCCCAGTCTTTTGAAGCAGGTAGTTCCACACTtccttcaggcagatggaggttAGACTGTGATTGGCCCAGGTGTGGCCCAGCCATCCACTCACTTTTTCATCTTTCAGTGCACAGAATAGTGCACAAGCAACCCCTAGAGGGGGCAGACAATAtgtaattgtttaaaaaaaatcatcatgaCAGGTGACATTGTATatttttctaaaagaaaagtGGGACAGAGAGCACCATTTTAAAAAACTACAAAGTAGCTAGCAGCAAAGTCATCCAAGCAACACAGGTGACCAAATCAGTGAGAGGATCTGTAGATGGGGGTGGGAGATGAATGCAATGAGGAAAACACACTGTTTGGAAGCCTGTGTTTTCAACAGGGTTGTGTTAAAAGTCACCAAGCCTGAGTTGCGAATCAATTAGCGAGTCAGAGATCCCTCAACTTGCGAGTTGCAACTCAACTCAAGAAAAATTTTGAGCCTATCGAGTCCTGAGTCCGAGTCATTCTGAGAGTTGCAAGTCAAGAACTTCTCTGAGCATGACTTCTTGTTCATCCCTCCCTTgtccagaaaaataaaataacctgTTTGTTCTGATAGGAAACAGCACCCACCCCCATGCCCTGACTGCCCCactttctggtccttccccccaACCTTGTGCAGCTCCCCCTcaagtcagtggtttccaaactttttcgactggcagctcccttgacctactgggccattggccacaggttcccattagggctacaatcctatacactataTAGGGTGGTGAATTTTACATGGGAATTCTGTGGCTccactggctggtttccatggcttcctggAGAGCCAAGGCTcagttttaacaacaacaacaacagtatttatataccgcttttcaactaaaagttcacaaagtggtttacaaagaaaaatcaaataactaatggctccctgtcccaaaagggctcacaatctaaaaatatgcaaaagaataccagcagacagccactagaaaagacactgctggggtgaggtgggccagttactctcccgctgctaaataaaagaggagcacccactcctTAAGCttcagaaccactgccttaagcttTTCTCCTCCCCTCAAATCCTgccagctcccacctcctggaaccaacctaccctcccACCAGGTCTGCTGCGGCTGACTttctgaatgctggcttccagatcacccaTGAGATCAGCATGACgcagaagcagcaaagaaaaaaacagtaagcaagaacacacacactaaagagataGGAACTTCTTTTTGAGTCCAAaactctttttgtttttttgagtcACTGAGCCTGAGCTGAGAGTTGAGTTGAGGTCCGTGACATCAAAAACAGCCACTTAGTGCATCTCAAGTTGAGTCTACCTGAGTCAAATGCCCATCCCTGGTTTTTCCTTGTAATATGTACTTCTGCCTCAACCATCCCAGGTGCAATGCATGATTGTGAGAGGAGGCAGACATATGGAACTTCGCAGGTGGAAAAGCAGCTTGAGCTAAGGGGGAATTTGGAGTGGAGAAACAATGGGTGAGGGAAGTGTTAAACTCCTCCCTCTTTTGCCCCTTGATCTAAACCACCCCTTCAGAAATCATTTTTCTCAACAATACAAAAGACATACAGAGGTGTGTTAGCTGCTTTTGTATGTAACAGTTGTCAGGGTTTCAGATGGAAGTTGATTCTGCCCTAAGTATTTGAATCTGTTCCAGATGGTACTGCTTAACTCACATAGTGGTTGAGTAAATAGACTAAGTAATAAGTCAGAAGcagaaggtgtggtctggaggtggagCTGTCACCCTGTTTGAAAAAGTGAAGCAAGATCAGCTCAGGTCTCGCTTTTGATGGGTGACCAGAAACCACTGGCTAAAGATGAACCAATGTGAAGGAGTTTGGAAGAGTCAACTGGCAAAAAATGGATAACATTCCGAGAACCAGCCTGAGGTATGTTTTGCAGTGCCTGTGGAAGCTTAGAAAGTGCAAGGCAGCCAGGAGGATGACTGCAtcatgaagggaaacacctggagaagtGGAGGgatctatgagtttctctcatagaataacacatGTAAAaagtgttttggaaaaaaaaggggttatggtcagcctgcctatgtaaactgccttgatctatgagactcaagtctatgagaaaggtggtatataaaataCCATAATAAAAAAGTAAATTGTACAGTCCTGTTGTGAAATTGGGGTGTGATGTTTTAGATGAGCATGGCACTAGAGCCAGGCCCTGAGACAACTGCTTGGCCAGTTGCTTGGAATGGCCAaaagagggttaaaaaaaaaagttaatggcCCAATGAACTCCCCTATCAGAGCCCTCAAGTACATCTACTGGCAAGGAGGGTCTAAGGCCaattcctgccccacccccagtcAGTGAGAAAGACAAAGGGGCCCGGGTGAGCTGCCAGATCCTGGAAGAGGCCAAAAGAGAGTTAGGATTGGGGAACAGACTGGAATGGAAGCTAAGAGGAAGAGTTAGCCAACATGCTTAGAACATCCATATTGCTGAGGCTGTTTGCATATGTGtactatccactctatccaatGCTCCAACCTATAGATCTGCAAATAAAGCAAATGTTACAAAGACACCATCAGCTGCCAGTGAGGTTTCCTCCCAAGGAAACTCAAACTGGGATTGTGCAGCAGCTCCAGGGAACTTCTCACTACTCAGAGAAGTGGGGCACAAGCGTGTAACAATATTTTGCCCATTGGTGGTGCTGTACAAAATGCTGATGATCTTGGCTCTTCTTAATGTATATGTAAATTACTCTCACCATACAGCTCAAAGGGCATACTATACTGCCAACATATCTTGGCTTCCTCCAAATAATCTTTGGAACTGCAGTTTCACGAGGATGCTGTGAATTCTCTCTGTGtgacacacacgcgcgcgcgcgcacacacacacacacacacagagagagagagagagagagagcccttgcCTCACTCAGAGAACTACAAATCCCAGCGTTCCCTGCGGCTAGGGCTAACTCTCAAACCTGTAGTAAGAAAGGCTCTTATCTGTGAGCAGGTGAGGTCAGCAATTTTGCATCTGGGTGTTACAACCCAGAGAGGGACTCCTGCTGTGCAGCTCACCCGAGGCTGGCCTGAAGGaaccttatggggggggggggaatcccctctctgtccctggggggaggggaatccctCTTCCCCCGCCCTGTCATAACTACTGCTCAGGAGTCCCCTCTATCCATGTGTAGATGAGGACATTTTGGGCAGGCTCCGCTTCTCCAGCTGTCATCTGCAGCCTGCCACGCAAGGCTGTGCAGGGCAGGCTGGCCAGTGGCCACCCCCTCCTTGCTCCTCCAGGGTGCAGCTGGGATCCAgcgggctgcagcagcagcacctgcctgCATTGTCTTCGCTGAGTTTCTCCCACGGTGGCTACaacggcagcggcagcagcccaGCTGCGGGCTTGCCGACCTGCAGGGCTCGTGCCAGGGATTCCCTGCTGGGCGCCCGGGAACTCCTGCGCCGCATCTCCGCCGCGGCTcagcccagcctcctcctcctccccctcccagctgcaccCTCCCTTTGGCGACCACATCCACGACGGAGGCGCCGTACCTGCGCCCAGGGCGGCGGAGTCCCAACTGCAGGACGAGTTCAAGTTTCTCCCGCGCCGAGgctggcaggcaggagggctccGCGCCGGCCACACCCTGCCTGGGAGCGGAGGCGGAGGCAGCGTCCGGCTGGCTGCCTGCGCACAGCacttgttgctgccttcccaccagTCGCGCACGAAGCCATTCGGGGGGATGCCGCCTGCAATTGGACAGCATCTGCTTGTCACCGGCAGCCTCGCCGAGCAGCCTCGGCTTTTAAAGGGGCAGCTGCCTAATTCTCTGCTCGCGGGCCGCACAGGCAGTGTCTGCACTGATGGGGGGCGAGAGAGGGGAGCTGACAAGAACTGGGAGCGGGAGCAGCCAGGgccactttcctccccccccatgcacatgTGCAGCTGCTAAGCACACTTGCTCTGTGATTTGTGCCACTCCAAAGGCGATCAGGAGGTCATTAGTGTTTGGCCAGCATTACCCACAGACCATAACCTCTGCTTGCATTCCTAAAAGGCAGCACCGCAGGCTACTgcaggcaaaacagggtggaaggCTTGGCAACAGCACACCCTCACTGCTCCCTGCAACAACTCGTGATGCCCCTATATGGCCAGCAGGCACATGAAGAACCCAAAGCAGTCCGTCTGAAGCCTCATCAGGTCCAGCATTCGGTTTCTCACAGTGGTCTCTACCAGAGGCCTCT
This portion of the Tiliqua scincoides isolate rTilSci1 chromosome 3, rTilSci1.hap2, whole genome shotgun sequence genome encodes:
- the LRRC3 gene encoding leucine-rich repeat-containing protein 3 gives rise to the protein MTSMFLAAKASRPAPLYWSQALFCLLFWTLSYSCTSCPKQCQCTNYSGATAVLCSASNLEEIPKDIPKDTMFLKLDANKITAVPNSTFRHLAHLQEIDLSKNAIEKIDSAAFRGVPDGLRLLDLSGNLIQRIPKEALVDLNAIIRLSNNPWHCECTLQEVLKEVHLDPESVNEITCQTSVQEEYAGKPLLHVLNSGINFCNMHKKTTDVAMFVTMFSWFTLVISYVVYYVRHNQEDTKKHLEYLKSLPSTRVPKETISTIL